A window from Culex pipiens pallens isolate TS chromosome 3, TS_CPP_V2, whole genome shotgun sequence encodes these proteins:
- the LOC120425881 gene encoding cytochrome P450 4d2-like, which produces MLLFAILAGLLALALFQAYQTRQRVLRYTRKFGCPEPHWLFGHLLNFPKDPVGITMHTIEIQKKYGPDTVLWRLGNDHQLIIGTAKNAEKVLMPKDTAKANVYGFVEPWLGNGLLISTGEKWFQRRKIITPTFHFKILESFVEVFNKETDVLVNNLRTHVGKGEFDIYDPISLYALDSICSTSMGVHINALAEPTNQYVSDVKAMSELVLKRIFHPLNPYPKLFWLTTPNAREQRKLIARLHQFTDSVIKKRRQEMANQPKEPEPTDPSTDLYSKKRQTFLDLLLNVTVNGRPLSDSDIREEVDTFMFEGHDTTTSGISFTIYQLAKHQDIQEKVYQEILSVLGAEDSKTAPLNQNTLQNFKYLEMVLKEAMRIMPPVAFIGRKIQADTEMNGVIVPAGTDITVSIRQIHRNPAVYPEPDRFDPERFSEHAEHKRGPFDYIPFSVGSRNCIGQRYAIMEMKITLIRLLANYKILAGESLKDLRFKMDLVLRPVDGIPIRVQARK; this is translated from the coding sequence ATGTTGTTGTTTGCGATTCTTGCCGGCCTTCTGGCCCTGGCGCTCTTCCAAGCGTATCAAACCCGGCAGCGCGTGTTACGCTACACCCGCAAGTTCGGATGTCCTGAACCGCACTGGTTGTTCGGTCACCTACTGAACTTCCCCAAAGATCCCGTCGGTATCACCATGCACACCATCGAGATCCAGAAGAAGTACGGGCCCGATACGGTGCTGTGGCGGCTGGGCAACGACCACCAGCTGATCATCGGAACTGCCAAGAACGCCGAAAAGGTGCTGATGCCGAAGGATACCGCCAAAGCGAACGTGTACGGCTTCGTGGAACCCTGGCTCGGCAACGGACTGCTCATCTCTACCGGCGAAAAGTGGTTCCAGCGAAGAAAGATCATAACCCCAACGTTCCACTTCAAAATCCTCGAAAGCTTCGTCGAAGTGTTCAACAAGGAAACCGACGTGCTGGTGAACAATCTGCGCACGCACGTAGGCAAAGGCGAGTTCGATATCTACGACCCCATCTCGCTGTACGCCCTGGACAGCATCTGCTCGACCTCAATGGGAGTCCACATAAACGCACTAGCCGAACCCACAAACCAGTACGTAAGTGACGTGAAAGCAATGTCCGAGCTGGTCCTGAAGCGCATTTTCCACCCCCTGAATCCGTACCCCAAACTGTTCTGGCTCACCACACCAAACGCACGTGAGCAGCGCAAGCTTATCGCCCGACTTCACCAGTTTACCGACTCCGTTATCAAAAAGCGACGCCAAGAGATGGCGAACCAACCAAAAGAACCCGAACCGACAGATCCATCCACCGATCTGTACAGCAAGAAGCGACAAACCTTCCTGGACCTACTCCTCAACGTCACCGTCAACGGTCGGCCCCTCTCCGATTCCGACATCCGCGAAGAAGTGGACACATTCATGTTCGAGGGTCACGACACCACAACCTCGGGCATTTCTTTCACCATCTACCAGCTGGCAAAGCACCAGGACATCCAGGAAAAAGTCTACCAGGAAATCCTGTCCGTACTCGGCGCAGAAGACAGCAAAACCGCACCCCTTAACCAAAACACCCTCCAAAACTTCAAGTACCTCGAAATGGTCCTCAAGGAAGCGATGCGAATCATGCCCCCGGTGGCCTTCATCGGGCGTAAAATCCAAGCGGACACCGAAATGAACGGAGTGATAGTCCCCGCCGGAACCGACATCACCGTGTCGATCCGTCAAATCCACCGCAACCCGGCAGTCTACCCCGAACCGGACCGCTTCGATCCGGAGCGCTTCTCCGAGCACGCCGAGCACAAGCGCGGTCCGTTCGACTACATTCCGTTCAGCGTGGGATCGCGTAACTGTATCGGCCAGCGGTACGCCATCATGGAGATGAAGATTACGCTGATTAGGCTGTTGGCGAACTACAAGATCCTGGCCGGGGAATCGCTGAAGGATTTGCGCTTCAAGATGGACCTGGTGCTGCGGCCGGTGGATGGGATTCCTATTAGGGTGCAGGCAAGGAAGTGA